Proteins co-encoded in one Streptomyces roseochromogenus subsp. oscitans DS 12.976 genomic window:
- a CDS encoding DinB family protein: MVMHVPAEAKGDERGALLAFIEEQRGGIRRALLGLTEEQARTRPSASELSLSGLLKHVAEMEQIWIARAKQEPPAVTRDESNWPESFQLVGEETVASQLAYWEQVAADTEKFIRSAPSLDDTFPLPPDPWFPPQGRVSLRWLCLHLIRETARHAGHADIIRESLDGKTAFELVAQEQGASWG; the protein is encoded by the coding sequence ATGGTCATGCACGTGCCTGCGGAGGCGAAGGGCGACGAGCGAGGAGCGCTGCTGGCGTTCATCGAGGAGCAGCGAGGCGGCATCCGCCGGGCCCTGCTCGGACTGACCGAGGAGCAGGCCCGCACCCGCCCCAGCGCCAGCGAGTTGTCGCTCAGCGGCCTGCTCAAGCATGTCGCCGAGATGGAGCAGATCTGGATCGCCCGCGCCAAGCAGGAGCCCCCGGCCGTCACGCGCGACGAGTCGAACTGGCCCGAGAGCTTCCAGCTGGTCGGCGAGGAGACGGTCGCCTCGCAGCTGGCGTACTGGGAGCAGGTCGCCGCCGACACGGAGAAGTTCATCCGCTCCGCGCCCAGCCTGGACGACACCTTCCCGCTGCCGCCGGACCCCTGGTTCCCGCCGCAGGGCCGGGTCTCGCTGCGCTGGCTGTGTCTGCACCTGATCCGCGAGACGGCCCGGCACGCCGGCCACGCGGACATCATCCGCGAGTCCCTGGACGGCAAGACCGCCTTCGAGCTGGTGGCCCAGGAACAGGGTGCCTCCTGGGGGTGA
- a CDS encoding aldehyde dehydrogenase family protein has translation MSSYFSDLAQQYIDGEWRPGTGSWDVIDFNPYDDEKLASITVATVDEVDQAYRAAARAQKQWAATNPYARRAVLERALRLIEDREQEIADLIIAELGGTRVKAGFELHLAKEFLRESIHLALRPEGRILPSPADGKENRVYRVPVGVVGVISPFNFPFLLSLKSVAPALALGNGVVLKPHQNTPIAGGTLIARIFEEAGLPGGLLNVVVTDIAEIGDAFIEHPVPKVISFTGSDKVGRHVATVCAANFKRSVLELGGNSALVVLDDADIDYAVDAAVFSRFVHQGQVCMAANRVLVDASVAEEFTEKFVAKVRTLKVGDPRDPQTVIGPVINSQQAGAVSGTVEQALAEGATALVRGATNGNLVEPSVLTDVPADSALLQQEVFGPVVFLVPFDGEEEALRIVNDTPYGLSGAVHTGDIERGVAFAKQIDTGMFHVNDGTVHDEPIVPFGGEKHSGLGRLNGETTLEAFTTIKWISVQHGRSGFPF, from the coding sequence ATGTCGTCCTACTTCAGCGACCTGGCCCAGCAGTACATCGACGGAGAATGGCGACCGGGCACCGGTTCCTGGGACGTCATCGACTTCAACCCGTACGACGACGAGAAGCTGGCCTCGATCACGGTGGCCACGGTCGACGAGGTGGACCAGGCCTACCGGGCCGCCGCCCGCGCCCAGAAGCAGTGGGCCGCGACCAACCCCTACGCCCGCCGCGCGGTCCTGGAGCGGGCGCTGCGGCTCATAGAGGACCGCGAGCAGGAGATAGCCGACCTGATCATCGCGGAACTGGGCGGCACGCGCGTGAAGGCCGGTTTCGAGCTGCACCTCGCCAAGGAGTTCCTGCGCGAGTCGATCCACCTGGCACTGCGCCCAGAGGGCAGGATCCTGCCCTCCCCGGCCGACGGCAAGGAGAACCGCGTCTACCGGGTGCCGGTCGGCGTCGTGGGCGTGATCAGCCCCTTCAACTTCCCCTTCCTGCTGTCGCTGAAGTCGGTCGCCCCGGCGCTCGCGCTCGGCAACGGCGTGGTCCTCAAGCCGCACCAGAACACCCCGATCGCCGGCGGCACCCTGATCGCCAGGATCTTCGAGGAGGCCGGGCTGCCCGGAGGCCTGCTCAACGTCGTCGTCACCGACATCGCCGAGATCGGCGACGCGTTCATCGAGCATCCCGTCCCGAAGGTCATCTCCTTCACCGGCTCCGACAAGGTCGGCCGGCACGTCGCCACCGTGTGTGCCGCGAACTTCAAGCGCTCGGTGCTCGAACTGGGCGGCAACAGCGCGCTGGTGGTCCTGGACGACGCCGACATCGACTACGCGGTGGACGCGGCGGTCTTCAGCCGGTTCGTCCACCAGGGCCAGGTCTGCATGGCCGCCAACCGGGTCCTCGTGGACGCCTCCGTCGCCGAGGAGTTCACCGAGAAGTTCGTCGCCAAGGTCCGCACCCTGAAGGTCGGCGACCCGCGCGACCCGCAGACCGTCATCGGCCCGGTGATCAACTCCCAGCAGGCGGGCGCCGTTTCCGGCACCGTCGAGCAGGCGCTCGCCGAGGGCGCCACCGCCCTCGTGCGGGGCGCCACCAACGGCAACCTGGTCGAGCCCAGCGTGCTGACCGACGTCCCCGCCGACTCCGCGCTGCTCCAGCAGGAGGTTTTCGGCCCGGTCGTCTTCCTCGTCCCGTTCGACGGCGAGGAGGAGGCGCTCCGCATCGTCAACGACACCCCGTACGGCCTCAGCGGCGCCGTCCACACCGGCGACATCGAGCGGGGTGTCGCCTTCGCCAAGCAGATCGACACCGGCATGTTCCACGTGAACGACGGCACGGTCCACGACGAGCCGATCGTGCCGTTCGGCGGTGAGAAGCACTCCGGCCTCGGCCGCCTGAACGGCGAGACGACGCTGGAGGCCTTCACGACCATCAAGTGGATCTCGGTGCAGCACGGGCGCAGCGGCTTCCCGTTCTAG
- a CDS encoding helix-turn-helix domain-containing protein, whose protein sequence is MLLGSQLRRLREARGITREAAGYSIRASESKISRMELGRVSFKTRDVEDLLTLYGITDGVERESLLSLAREANVAGWWHSYTDVLPSWFPTYVGLEGAASLIRVYEVQFVHGLLQTEEYARAVVRRGMNGASPADVERRVALRLERQKHLFADSAPEFHFVLDEAALRRPYGDREVMRGQLQHLIDVSQRPNVRLQIMPFGFGGHSGESGAFTILSFPDADLSDVVYLEQLTSALYLDKREDVAQYEQALKELQQDSPGPDESRDLLRGLLQLS, encoded by the coding sequence ATGCTGCTCGGCTCGCAACTCAGGCGACTGCGTGAAGCGCGGGGCATCACGCGCGAGGCGGCGGGGTACTCGATCCGCGCCTCCGAGTCGAAGATCAGCCGGATGGAGCTGGGCCGGGTGAGCTTCAAGACCAGGGATGTCGAGGACCTGCTGACGCTGTACGGCATCACGGACGGGGTGGAGCGCGAGTCGCTGCTCTCCCTGGCCCGGGAGGCCAACGTGGCCGGCTGGTGGCACAGTTACACCGACGTCCTGCCCAGCTGGTTCCCCACCTATGTGGGCCTGGAGGGCGCCGCGTCCCTCATCCGGGTCTACGAGGTGCAGTTCGTCCACGGCCTGCTCCAGACCGAGGAGTACGCCCGCGCGGTGGTGCGGCGCGGCATGAACGGCGCGAGCCCGGCCGATGTCGAGCGCCGGGTCGCACTGCGCCTGGAACGGCAGAAGCACCTGTTCGCGGACAGCGCCCCCGAGTTCCACTTCGTCCTCGACGAGGCCGCCCTGCGCCGCCCCTACGGCGACCGCGAGGTGATGCGCGGCCAGCTCCAGCACCTCATCGACGTCTCCCAGCGGCCCAACGTACGGCTGCAGATCATGCCGTTCGGCTTCGGCGGGCACTCCGGTGAGAGCGGCGCCTTCACCATCCTCAGCTTCCCGGACGCCGACCTGTCCGACGTCGTCTACCTGGAGCAGCTGACCAGCGCCCTCTACCTGGACAAGCGCGAGGACGTCGCCCAGTACGAGCAGGCGCTGAAGGAACTCCAGCAGGACAGCCCCGGCCCCGACGAGAGCCGGGATCTGCTCCGAGGCCTGCTGCAACTGTCCTGA
- a CDS encoding ATP-binding protein → MGTNGSTMLKPLRQGLPPLDPAAVSDAASCALPARYEAVREARHFTRDTLDKWDAGERFDDICLVVSELVTNALRHAVPADPGCPEAAASVRLHLMRWTERLVCAVRDPSHETPVPRDSDDFSAESGRGLFLVDSFADSWGWHPLAGTLDGKVVWALFRLRPVD, encoded by the coding sequence ATGGGGACGAATGGATCGACCATGCTCAAGCCGTTACGGCAGGGCCTTCCGCCGCTGGATCCCGCGGCTGTGTCCGATGCCGCCTCCTGCGCCCTGCCCGCTCGCTACGAAGCGGTGCGCGAGGCCCGGCACTTCACCCGCGACACCCTCGACAAGTGGGACGCCGGCGAGCGCTTCGACGACATATGCCTGGTCGTCTCCGAACTCGTCACCAACGCTCTGCGCCACGCGGTGCCGGCCGACCCGGGATGTCCCGAGGCCGCCGCGTCCGTACGGCTGCACCTGATGCGCTGGACCGAGCGGCTGGTGTGCGCGGTGCGCGACCCGAGCCACGAGACACCGGTGCCGCGGGACTCGGACGACTTCTCCGCCGAGTCCGGGCGCGGGCTGTTCCTGGTCGACTCCTTCGCCGACAGCTGGGGCTGGCATCCGCTCGCGGGCACCCTCGACGGCAAGGTCGTCTGGGCACTGTTCCGGCTCCGACCGGTCGACTGA
- a CDS encoding DUF397 domain-containing protein, with translation MDRDVDGVYGGYDVYNGMAAAQLVGVAWQKSRHSNSQGSCVEFARLPGGEVAVRNSRFPDGPALVYTRAEIEAMLLGIKDGEFDHLIVS, from the coding sequence GTGGACCGCGACGTTGACGGCGTGTACGGGGGGTACGACGTGTACAACGGCATGGCTGCCGCGCAGCTGGTCGGAGTGGCCTGGCAGAAGAGCAGGCACAGCAACTCGCAGGGTTCCTGCGTGGAGTTCGCGCGGCTGCCGGGCGGCGAAGTCGCCGTACGCAACTCGCGTTTCCCGGACGGCCCGGCGCTCGTCTACACGCGCGCGGAGATCGAGGCCATGCTGCTCGGTATCAAGGACGGCGAGTTCGACCACCTGATAGTGAGCTGA
- a CDS encoding SRPBCC family protein: MSTEPDDDLTTIRVDQFFPHPPAKVWRALTDPELLVRWQMPGAEDFRLAVGHRYRMTSVPRPNSRFSGVVEVRVLAYDIERMLSVRWADADPANPADWTITWTLEHEGRGTRLFLVHEGFDPDDPAQLMARKIMDGGWRGHVLPALGQTLEQLR, from the coding sequence ATGAGCACCGAACCCGATGACGACCTGACGACCATCCGCGTCGACCAGTTCTTCCCGCACCCGCCCGCCAAGGTCTGGCGCGCCCTGACCGACCCCGAGCTGCTCGTGCGATGGCAGATGCCCGGCGCCGAGGACTTCCGGCTGGCGGTCGGCCACCGGTACCGGATGACCTCCGTCCCGCGTCCCAACTCCCGCTTCTCCGGAGTCGTGGAGGTACGGGTCCTGGCCTACGACATCGAGCGGATGCTGTCCGTCCGCTGGGCCGACGCCGATCCGGCCAACCCGGCGGACTGGACCATCACCTGGACCCTGGAACATGAAGGGCGCGGTACGCGTCTCTTCCTAGTGCACGAGGGGTTCGATCCGGACGACCCGGCTCAGCTGATGGCGCGCAAGATCATGGACGGGGGGTGGCGGGGGCATGTCCTGCCCGCACTGGGGCAAACGCTGGAACAGCTTCGGTAA